The Lactuca sativa cultivar Salinas chromosome 2, Lsat_Salinas_v11, whole genome shotgun sequence genome includes the window ttatatgatatCATTGGATCCATGTTAATATATTCAAAATATGTTGATGTATGTATGCTTTATACTTCTGTGCACATGTTTGTCACAAGATATAGAGACTCTATTAGGGAAATTACACCTGGGTTACCTCTGTTTCTCTACAACTATACCATTCACCAACTACATGGAATTTTTGAGGTGTATGTTTTTTGCCACAGTTGTTTGATTTGTTATAATATATATGTTAGGTATTGACTTGAGTGTAATGTTATGATTTAGGCAATGACTTTTGGTGGTATCAACATTGATTCGAGTGCTTGGGAGGACAAGAAGTGTAAAGGGGAATCACGGTTTCCAGCGCAGGTCAGAATCCGAATAAGGTTTTCATTTTGTGACATGACATCCGATGGAATTCAGTTTCGTTATCATTTACAACAAAATGCTGGATTGGAATTGAATTCCAATTCCAGTCAAATCTTGAGGAATCAAAATCCAAAGTTCCAAAAACCCCCAAAAGTACATTTTCAACAGAAAGATACAAATATTTTTGTAGATGAAAAGAGAAACTTACGGATTCTCTATAAAACTATTTCCAG containing:
- the LOC111899910 gene encoding DCD domain-containing protein NRP-B-like; its protein translation is MLCNNGNANVAAAADKRFKTLPTAETLPRDEVLGGYIFVCNNDTMQEDLKSQLFGKKNYMISLDPRYRDSIREITPGLPLFLYNYTIHQLHGIFEAMTFGGINIDSSAWEDKKCKGESRFPAQVRIRIRFSFCDMTSDGIQFRYHLQQNAGLELNSNSSQILRNQNPKFQKPPKVHFQQKDTNIFVDEKRNLRILYKTISSRIIKNEGKR